One Nonomuraea angiospora DNA segment encodes these proteins:
- a CDS encoding cell division protein FtsX, which produces MNSSVETRLRDALAAVGDTVDRASVRPLMPPRRRRFRVRARFAVIGAGLAMAGAAGAVTLAPADRQPVVLAAGVSPFMAGDWTEGKPEIAVFLCKAGSESPSCGAVVESRQGAVASEIIAEGKGITVAQQADLERVLRARPELASVTFEDRRAAYTKFRQELRQRGDTKLAAALSVNDMPSSFRLKMKPDADWSAVAEAVKGMPGVDAVINQKCVDERDGSVPTECVVR; this is translated from the coding sequence GTGAACAGTTCCGTGGAGACCCGGCTGCGGGACGCCCTGGCCGCGGTCGGAGACACCGTCGACCGGGCGAGCGTGCGGCCGCTGATGCCGCCTCGGCGGCGCAGGTTCCGCGTGCGAGCCCGGTTCGCGGTCATCGGTGCCGGGCTGGCGATGGCGGGGGCCGCCGGCGCCGTCACCCTGGCGCCGGCCGACCGGCAGCCGGTCGTGCTGGCGGCAGGTGTGTCGCCGTTCATGGCGGGAGACTGGACGGAGGGCAAGCCGGAGATCGCTGTCTTCCTGTGCAAGGCAGGATCGGAGTCCCCCTCGTGCGGGGCGGTCGTCGAATCCAGGCAGGGCGCCGTCGCTTCAGAGATCATCGCCGAGGGGAAGGGCATCACGGTCGCTCAGCAGGCCGATCTCGAACGAGTCCTGCGGGCCAGACCGGAGCTCGCGTCGGTCACTTTCGAGGACCGGCGCGCGGCCTACACGAAGTTCCGGCAGGAGCTGCGGCAGCGCGGCGACACCAAGCTGGCCGCCGCCCTTTCCGTCAACGACATGCCGAGCTCCTTCCGGTTGAAGATGAAGCCGGACGCTGACTGGAGCGCGGTGGCCGAAGCGGTGAAGGGCATGCCGGGGGTGGACGCCGTCATCAACCAGAAGTGCGTCGACGAGCGTGACGGGTCGGTCCCCACGGAGTGCGTCGTCAGGTAG
- the cysC gene encoding adenylyl-sulfate kinase → MLRVIACGSVDDGKSTLIGRLLANTGSATEDQLDYARNTRRGGSTIPAGEVDYSLLTDGLEAEHEQGITIDVAHLFLDLPSGHRVIIADAPGHEQYTRNMAVAASTADVAVLLVDATKGVREQTHRHLAICALMGVRAVIAVVNKLDAVDYDQAVFEKLASEVLSAADDLDQVASVIPASALSGDNVVDPSPNLPWYDGPTLLGALSAWEPPDRPQGDYRLPVQYVIRADDFRGFAGTVVGGPVRPGDSVAVAGGGVESRIERLLGPGGGDLDHAGPGTPVTVTLADDVDVRRGDLLTTPGALGNGLSPATAYSATLVWTAEEPLRHGRSYLLLAGSRSVPAVVTSVRGRMDVVSGKQFAARTLGLNDIGTVELTTDTPICLDGYRTCRETGSFLLVDRVSKETVAAGMVRHALRRGRNVVPHAYTVDRDARQRLKGQRAKVLWLTGLPGAGKSTIANALERRLHAMGLHTYVLDGDNVRSGLNKDLGFTPEDRAENVRRVAELTRILLDAGLIVIVALVSPFRTDRAVAKSLFQPGDFAEVWVDTPAEVCARRDPKGLYAQAKAGTLPNLTGLGQAYEPPEHADLVVDGTGSLDDATDELCALLHD, encoded by the coding sequence GTGCTTCGAGTGATCGCCTGCGGCTCGGTCGACGACGGCAAGTCCACCCTCATCGGTCGGCTGCTCGCCAACACCGGCAGCGCCACCGAGGACCAGCTCGACTACGCGCGGAACACCAGGCGCGGCGGTTCCACGATTCCTGCCGGAGAGGTCGACTACTCGCTGCTGACCGACGGCCTGGAGGCAGAGCACGAGCAGGGCATCACCATCGACGTCGCCCACCTCTTCCTGGACCTGCCGTCCGGGCACCGGGTGATCATCGCCGACGCGCCGGGACACGAGCAGTACACCCGCAACATGGCGGTCGCGGCCTCCACCGCGGACGTCGCCGTGTTACTCGTTGACGCCACCAAAGGGGTCCGCGAGCAGACCCACCGTCACCTGGCGATCTGCGCGCTGATGGGCGTGCGGGCCGTCATCGCCGTGGTCAACAAGCTCGACGCGGTGGACTACGACCAGGCGGTGTTCGAGAAGCTCGCGAGCGAGGTGCTGTCGGCGGCCGACGACCTCGACCAGGTGGCGAGCGTGATCCCGGCCAGCGCGCTCAGCGGGGACAACGTCGTCGACCCCTCGCCGAACCTGCCCTGGTACGACGGGCCGACGCTGCTCGGCGCGCTGTCGGCCTGGGAGCCGCCCGACCGGCCGCAAGGCGACTACCGGCTGCCCGTCCAGTACGTGATCCGGGCGGATGACTTCCGCGGTTTCGCGGGCACGGTGGTCGGCGGCCCGGTCCGGCCGGGCGACAGCGTCGCGGTCGCCGGCGGCGGCGTGGAGTCGAGGATCGAGCGGCTGCTCGGCCCCGGCGGCGGCGACCTCGACCACGCCGGCCCCGGCACCCCCGTGACGGTGACGCTGGCCGACGACGTCGACGTCCGTCGCGGTGACCTGCTGACCACACCGGGCGCCCTCGGCAACGGGCTCTCCCCGGCGACGGCGTACTCCGCCACGCTGGTCTGGACCGCCGAGGAGCCGCTGCGGCACGGCCGCTCCTACCTGCTGCTGGCCGGGTCGCGAAGCGTGCCCGCCGTGGTCACGAGCGTGCGCGGCCGGATGGACGTGGTCTCCGGCAAGCAGTTCGCCGCGCGTACGCTCGGCCTCAACGACATCGGCACGGTCGAGCTGACCACCGACACCCCGATCTGCCTGGACGGCTACCGGACGTGCCGGGAGACGGGCAGCTTCCTGCTCGTGGACCGGGTCAGCAAGGAGACCGTGGCGGCCGGCATGGTCCGGCACGCGCTGCGGCGCGGCCGCAACGTCGTTCCGCACGCCTACACCGTCGACCGCGACGCCAGGCAGCGGCTGAAGGGGCAGCGGGCCAAGGTGCTGTGGCTGACCGGCCTGCCGGGCGCCGGCAAGTCGACGATCGCCAACGCGCTGGAGCGGCGGCTCCACGCCATGGGGCTGCACACGTACGTGCTCGACGGCGACAACGTCCGGAGCGGGCTGAACAAGGACCTCGGGTTCACCCCGGAGGATCGCGCGGAGAACGTGCGCCGGGTCGCCGAGCTGACGCGCATCCTGCTGGACGCCGGGCTGATCGTGATCGTCGCGCTGGTCTCGCCGTTCCGGACGGACCGGGCGGTGGCCAAGAGCCTGTTCCAGCCGGGCGACTTCGCCGAGGTCTGGGTGGACACCCCGGCCGAGGTGTGCGCGCGCCGGGACCCGAAGGGCCTGTACGCCCAGGCGAAGGCCGGCACGCTGCCGAACCTGACCGGCCTCGGGCAGGCGTACGAGCCGCCGGAGCACGCCGACCTGGTGGTCGACGGCACCGGTTCGCTCGACGACGCGACAGACGAGCTGTGCGCCCTGCTGCACGACTGA
- the cysD gene encoding sulfate adenylyltransferase subunit CysD, which yields MAEEDVLDMLEAEAIHVMREVAGAFRRPVLLYSIGKDSSVLLHLAIKAFAPGRMPFPVLHIDTLWKFREMIAFRDDTARRLGLDLRVHTNPERVTPFTHGAHEHTRIMKTVALRQALDEGGFDAAIGGARRDEERSRAKERIFSLREPGHRWEPRSQRPEFWWWANTELAEGQSMRVFPLSNWTELDVWRYIRREGIPVVPLYFSAPRPVVERNGSLIMVDDERFPLSPGERPLLRQVRFRTLGCYPLTAAVESKAETLDEIIDEMRLDRRSERAGRLIDGEGGTSIESKKSEGYF from the coding sequence GTGGCCGAAGAAGACGTCCTGGACATGCTCGAAGCCGAGGCGATCCACGTGATGCGCGAGGTCGCCGGCGCCTTTCGCCGGCCGGTGCTGCTCTATTCGATCGGCAAGGACTCCTCGGTGCTGCTGCACCTGGCGATCAAGGCGTTCGCGCCCGGCCGGATGCCGTTCCCGGTGCTGCACATCGACACCCTCTGGAAGTTCCGCGAGATGATCGCCTTCCGGGACGACACGGCCCGGCGGCTGGGGCTCGACCTGCGGGTGCACACCAACCCCGAGCGGGTGACACCGTTCACCCACGGCGCGCACGAGCACACGCGGATCATGAAGACCGTCGCGCTGCGCCAGGCGCTCGACGAGGGCGGGTTCGACGCGGCGATCGGCGGCGCGCGGCGCGACGAGGAGCGGTCGCGGGCCAAGGAGAGGATCTTCTCGCTGCGCGAGCCCGGCCACCGCTGGGAGCCGCGCTCGCAGCGTCCGGAGTTCTGGTGGTGGGCGAACACCGAGCTGGCCGAAGGCCAGTCGATGCGCGTGTTCCCGCTGTCCAACTGGACGGAGCTGGACGTCTGGCGCTACATCAGGCGGGAGGGCATCCCCGTGGTGCCGCTGTACTTCAGCGCACCCCGCCCGGTCGTCGAGCGGAACGGCTCGCTGATCATGGTGGACGACGAGCGCTTCCCGCTGTCGCCCGGCGAGCGGCCGCTGCTGCGCCAGGTGCGGTTCCGCACGCTCGGCTGCTACCCGCTGACCGCGGCCGTCGAGTCGAAGGCCGAGACCCTCGACGAGATCATCGACGAGATGCGGCTCGACCGCAGGTCCGAACGCGCCGGCCGGCTCATCGACGGCGAGGGCGGCACATCCATTGAGAGCAAGAAGTCGGAGGGGTACTTCTGA
- a CDS encoding GNAT family N-acetyltransferase, producing MNATASGSLTVKELSKKTWSDFEAVLGTNGGARGCWCMHWRLSIAEWTEGKGEGNKRAMSRLAQRDPAPGVVVYENDTPVAWCSLGPRSSFPRLERSPLLANIDDEPVCAITCVFVQKKRRGSGLLPAILEAVCEYAASAGYPAAEGYPIEPRAGKRAGADTAMTGIASAFLDAGFSEVARPRADRPIMRRKLRAAR from the coding sequence ATGAATGCGACGGCATCCGGCTCCCTGACTGTCAAGGAGCTGTCCAAGAAGACCTGGAGCGACTTCGAGGCCGTTCTAGGAACGAACGGAGGCGCCCGCGGGTGCTGGTGCATGCACTGGCGGCTGTCCATCGCGGAGTGGACGGAGGGAAAGGGCGAGGGAAACAAGCGGGCCATGAGCCGCCTCGCCCAGCGCGATCCGGCGCCCGGCGTCGTCGTCTACGAGAACGACACGCCGGTGGCGTGGTGCTCGCTCGGGCCGCGTTCCTCGTTTCCCAGACTTGAGCGTTCGCCGCTGCTGGCGAACATCGACGACGAGCCGGTCTGCGCGATCACGTGCGTCTTCGTGCAGAAGAAGCGTCGCGGCTCCGGGCTGCTGCCGGCCATTCTCGAAGCCGTCTGCGAGTACGCGGCCTCCGCGGGCTACCCGGCCGCCGAGGGCTATCCGATCGAACCTCGCGCCGGGAAGCGCGCGGGCGCGGACACGGCGATGACCGGGATAGCCAGCGCCTTCCTCGACGCCGGATTCTCCGAGGTGGCCCGCCCGCGTGCCGATCGGCCGATCATGCGGCGCAAGCTCCGTGCCGCCCGATGA
- a CDS encoding CGNR zinc finger domain-containing protein produces the protein MVTLATKARSPWQDAHFIGGHPVLDLTNTVFDRTHPAEEGELLKAPSDVLTWCASAGLFEEVPSLTETSASGLVPEVQAVREQAWAVFSAVAHGEAVPAGPFGALLERAGAGVRAEQVQQIDPALDRFTVDWTAPGAIPAALSLLVVQALFTLPRDRIRACGRCGWLFLDSSRGGRRRWCSMNICGNREKARRHRQGRTHR, from the coding sequence ATGGTTACTCTTGCTACCAAGGCCCGGTCACCCTGGCAGGACGCCCACTTCATCGGCGGCCACCCGGTCCTGGACCTCACGAACACCGTCTTCGACCGCACCCACCCGGCCGAGGAGGGCGAGCTGTTGAAGGCACCCTCGGACGTCCTGACGTGGTGCGCGTCCGCGGGGCTGTTCGAGGAGGTGCCGTCCTTGACGGAGACCTCCGCGAGCGGCCTCGTGCCGGAGGTTCAGGCCGTCCGCGAGCAGGCGTGGGCCGTGTTCAGCGCCGTCGCGCACGGCGAGGCGGTGCCGGCCGGACCTTTCGGGGCGCTTCTCGAACGGGCCGGGGCGGGCGTGCGGGCCGAGCAGGTCCAGCAGATCGATCCCGCGCTCGACCGCTTCACCGTGGACTGGACGGCGCCGGGGGCGATCCCCGCGGCCCTGTCACTGCTGGTGGTCCAGGCGCTGTTCACCCTTCCGCGCGACCGGATCAGGGCGTGCGGGAGATGCGGTTGGCTGTTCCTGGACTCCTCTCGGGGCGGGCGCCGCCGCTGGTGCAGCATGAACATCTGCGGCAATCGCGAGAAGGCGCGCCGCCACCGTCAGGGGCGGACGCACCGCTGA
- a CDS encoding MFS transporter has product MSEASSHATGRVESRFQSRQFWQLTVICGTQFLVALDYSIINVAAPSIREGMGFTGGGIAWVLSAYPLAFCGFLLLGGRVADLFGRKRVFIWSMAGFVLASLLAGLAWSPAALIAGRALQGVAAAFIAPAGLGLLQAAVPEGAQRERALGIYGSALSAGFVSGMVLGGILTEYAGWRSVFLINVPIVLVAGLLARAYLDESRDTHASRHLDLIGVALATTGMVALVFALTDGEKYGWVSAPILLAAGIAVPAVALFVWVESRKDNALVPISIFRTAAIGAANLVNVLLICSYGGMLFILTLYLQTHLGLGALTTGLTFAVSGAIAIVTGIYAGKLVERFGLYRVLLTGIVIETIGILIMVGLPESYGLALILIGTSVNAFGHILALITTSIAGTNGADEGRRATAGALINVSQQLGLAVGVGVVTSVAAHFARVTGGADAVLAGWRWSLWCSVGFAVAAVITTVLLRRRFQGEIA; this is encoded by the coding sequence ATGAGCGAAGCATCGTCGCACGCGACTGGAAGGGTGGAGAGCAGATTCCAGTCACGGCAGTTCTGGCAGCTCACCGTCATCTGCGGCACCCAGTTCCTGGTCGCCCTCGACTATTCGATCATCAACGTCGCCGCCCCGAGCATTCGCGAGGGCATGGGATTCACCGGGGGCGGCATCGCGTGGGTGCTCTCCGCCTATCCCCTTGCCTTCTGCGGCTTCCTCCTCCTCGGGGGAAGGGTCGCCGATCTGTTCGGGAGAAAGCGGGTGTTCATCTGGAGCATGGCCGGCTTCGTCCTCGCTTCGCTCCTCGCGGGCCTCGCCTGGTCGCCGGCGGCTCTCATCGCGGGCCGCGCCCTGCAGGGGGTCGCCGCCGCGTTCATCGCCCCGGCGGGTCTGGGGCTGCTCCAGGCGGCCGTCCCGGAAGGAGCGCAGCGCGAACGCGCGCTCGGCATCTACGGGTCGGCGCTGTCGGCGGGGTTCGTCTCCGGCATGGTGCTCGGGGGCATTCTCACCGAGTACGCCGGCTGGCGGTCCGTCTTCCTGATCAACGTGCCCATCGTCCTGGTCGCCGGCCTGCTCGCGAGGGCCTATCTCGATGAGAGCCGGGACACGCACGCCTCCCGCCACCTGGACCTCATCGGCGTCGCCCTGGCGACCACGGGCATGGTCGCGCTGGTGTTCGCCCTCACCGACGGGGAGAAGTACGGCTGGGTGTCGGCTCCGATCCTGCTCGCCGCCGGGATCGCGGTGCCCGCCGTGGCCCTGTTCGTCTGGGTGGAGTCCCGCAAGGACAACGCCCTCGTGCCGATCTCCATCTTCCGCACCGCCGCCATCGGCGCGGCCAACCTGGTCAACGTCCTGCTGATCTGCTCCTACGGCGGAATGCTGTTCATTCTCACCCTCTACCTGCAGACGCATCTCGGCCTGGGCGCGCTCACGACCGGCCTGACGTTCGCGGTCTCGGGCGCGATCGCGATCGTCACCGGGATCTACGCGGGCAAACTCGTCGAGCGCTTCGGGCTTTACCGAGTCCTCCTTACCGGGATCGTCATCGAGACGATCGGCATCCTGATCATGGTGGGCCTGCCGGAGAGTTACGGCCTCGCCCTCATCCTGATCGGCACCTCCGTGAACGCCTTCGGCCACATCCTCGCGCTGATCACGACCAGCATCGCCGGCACCAACGGCGCCGACGAGGGGCGACGGGCCACGGCCGGCGCTCTGATCAACGTCTCCCAGCAGCTGGGGCTGGCCGTGGGCGTCGGAGTCGTGACGTCGGTGGCGGCCCACTTCGCCAGGGTCACCGGTGGGGCCGACGCCGTCCTCGCGGGCTGGCGCTGGTCTCTGTGGTGCTCGGTCGGGTTCGCGGTCGCGGCGGTCATCACGACCGTCCTTCTCCGGAGACGTTTCCAGGGAGAGATCGCGTAG
- a CDS encoding aspartate kinase: protein MDLVIQKYGGTSLGDVSRISHAAKRIAAADGSVVAVVSAMGGATDTMLDLARNLTARPHARELDLLLSTGEQASAAALALALHELGVPARSFSARDGGIITDGVHGCARIVSVDPARIRECVATGHVPVVTGFQGIAADSGELTTLSRGGSDTTAVALAAALRAEACEIFTDVEGVFTADPRLIAEARKLDELSYEDMAELAAGGATVLAHSSVEYASTHRVPVHVRSSTTETAGTWVTGLRPAAPLDGERFTAVGVAHRTGQLRCRLDGVAPTALAAVAAALSDPLLHVDMLGRLAAGPPCSLRFVVNAADRDQVDGVLADLRATGAFTSRHWSGPVGKVSLVGRGFRTRHPQVHLLLDTLKARGVIVGDLTVQARRISITCAEHDVLDAVTHLHRTFLDPTPAKRM from the coding sequence GGGTGACGTGAGCAGGATCAGTCACGCGGCCAAGCGCATAGCCGCCGCGGACGGGTCGGTGGTCGCCGTGGTCTCCGCGATGGGCGGTGCCACCGACACCATGCTCGACCTGGCCCGCAACCTCACGGCCAGGCCACACGCCCGGGAACTGGACCTCCTGCTCAGCACCGGTGAGCAGGCCTCCGCGGCCGCCCTCGCGCTGGCGCTGCACGAACTGGGCGTGCCGGCCCGCTCGTTCAGCGCCCGCGACGGCGGCATCATCACCGACGGAGTGCATGGCTGCGCGCGTATCGTCAGCGTCGACCCGGCACGGATCCGCGAATGCGTCGCGACCGGCCATGTCCCTGTGGTGACCGGCTTCCAGGGCATCGCCGCGGACAGCGGCGAGCTCACCACGCTGAGCCGGGGCGGCTCCGACACCACCGCCGTCGCCCTGGCCGCGGCGCTGCGGGCCGAGGCGTGCGAGATATTCACCGACGTCGAGGGCGTGTTCACCGCCGACCCACGGCTCATCGCCGAAGCCCGCAAGCTGGACGAGCTCTCCTACGAGGACATGGCCGAGCTGGCCGCCGGCGGCGCCACGGTGCTCGCACACTCCAGCGTGGAGTACGCCAGCACCCATCGCGTTCCCGTACATGTGCGATCCAGCACGACCGAGACGGCCGGCACCTGGGTGACCGGCCTCCGCCCGGCCGCGCCGCTCGACGGCGAGCGGTTCACCGCCGTGGGGGTCGCCCACCGGACCGGTCAGCTCCGCTGCCGACTCGACGGGGTCGCCCCCACCGCCCTGGCCGCGGTCGCCGCCGCGCTGTCCGATCCGCTGCTGCACGTGGACATGCTCGGCCGCCTGGCCGCCGGCCCGCCCTGCTCGCTGCGGTTCGTCGTGAACGCCGCGGACCGGGACCAGGTCGACGGGGTGCTCGCCGACCTGCGCGCGACCGGTGCCTTCACCAGCCGCCACTGGTCCGGGCCCGTGGGGAAGGTGTCGTTGGTGGGCCGCGGGTTCCGTACCCGCCATCCCCAGGTGCACCTCCTGCTGGACACGCTCAAGGCCCGCGGCGTCATCGTGGGGGACCTGACCGTCCAGGCCCGGCGAATCTCCATCACCTGCGCCGAACACGACGTACTCGACGCCGTGACGCACCTTCACCGGACGTTCCTCGACCCGACACCCGCGAAAAGGATGTGA